A genome region from candidate division KSB1 bacterium includes the following:
- a CDS encoding pyridoxine 5'-phosphate synthase, with the protein MARLCLCINQVAKSRNMRKTKVPDPAALAIAAEMAGIDGIVAHLKEDRSDVTDRDINVLKEVVTSHFNLAIGLREEMIKKAVNWLPDMVTLLPSTQEHKADESLDVIGNMDYVESSVRTLRAHNIVVTLLIDPVAQQIKAAARSQADYIQFNTAPLQRVDDYGTMNDFIEDLRSAAIAANKIGMGVMAGRGLGTQTLREINDISYIEEFNVGWGMIARAMLVGIEQAVKDFQKILS; encoded by the coding sequence ATGGCCCGACTCTGCTTATGTATCAACCAGGTAGCAAAAAGCAGAAACATGCGAAAAACCAAAGTTCCGGACCCGGCGGCTCTCGCTATTGCCGCGGAAATGGCCGGTATTGACGGCATTGTTGCTCACTTGAAAGAAGACCGTTCGGATGTGACAGACCGGGATATCAATGTATTGAAAGAAGTTGTGACCAGCCACTTTAATCTGGCCATCGGGCTTCGCGAAGAAATGATCAAAAAAGCCGTAAATTGGCTCCCCGACATGGTAACCCTGCTTCCCTCCACTCAGGAGCACAAAGCGGACGAGTCTCTGGATGTAATCGGCAACATGGATTACGTGGAATCCTCCGTCCGCACCCTCCGGGCGCACAATATTGTGGTCACACTTTTGATTGACCCGGTGGCTCAACAGATCAAAGCTGCTGCCCGCAGTCAAGCGGATTATATTCAATTCAATACAGCGCCCCTGCAGCGCGTCGACGATTATGGAACGATGAATGATTTTATCGAAGATCTGCGTTCGGCCGCCATTGCGGCAAATAAAATCGGTATGGGTGTCATGGCCGGTCGCGGTCTAGGCACACAAACATTGCGTGAAATCAATGATATTTCTTATATAGAAGAATTCAATGTGGGCTGGGGAATGATTGCCCGGGCCATGCTGGTTGGAATTGAACAGGCTGTAAAAGATTTTCAAAAAATTTTATCATGA
- a CDS encoding S9 family peptidase — protein MLKNTIIILAILCSMALSTEKRAMTVEDLWAMHRITDARLSPDGQWLVYSLSEYDMKANDSQTNLWLISTKGGKPRQLTTHSAYDGHPRWTPDGKAVSFLSYRNGSTQIHTIPMQGGEARQLTESPVDIHSFIWSPTGDKLAFTAYVYPDTETLKATAERDKKKQESNVKARIIDDLLFRSWNRWTNGKRTHVFVYDLNEKSYTDATPGDFDTPPLDLGSDQDFCFSPDGQELAVVSNHTNMPAANTNNDIFLISLNDLKTKNLTADNQAVDNAPRYSPDGRHIAYKSMNRPGFEADQYEIILYNRETGKKQTLTESLDLSPGELVWGPDSRTLYFNTRERGRRTLYKTEINQKPVKRVDKHVNSDIQVDKQNNLYFRRQSNTLPSELFVLAPKGAVKQLTQVNAERLAQLELNPVSDFEFTSFDGKSVHGLMVKPPFFDPDKTYPLIYLIHGGPQGMWSDDFHYRWNSSMFAARGYVVAMVNFRGSKGYGQDWCDAVSKNWGGGPYQDLMAGLDYLLESYDFIDENRIAAAGASYGGFMINWIAGHTDRFDALVSHAGVFDQVSMYGATEELWFPEWEFGGTPYENPELYEKWSPSTHAEHFAKYKTPTLVIHGQHDYRVPVTQGFQMFTALQRMGVPSRLIYYPDETHFISKPQNARLWWNEIFNWIETWMNQ, from the coding sequence ATGTTAAAAAATACGATAATTATTTTGGCAATACTTTGTAGTATGGCTCTGTCAACTGAAAAACGCGCTATGACCGTGGAAGACCTCTGGGCGATGCATCGTATCACGGATGCCCGGTTGTCGCCGGACGGCCAATGGCTCGTATATTCTTTGTCAGAGTATGATATGAAGGCTAATGACAGCCAGACCAATCTCTGGTTGATTTCCACAAAAGGCGGAAAACCTCGTCAATTAACCACACATTCAGCCTATGACGGACACCCGCGCTGGACACCGGACGGCAAAGCTGTCAGCTTTTTATCATATCGGAACGGTTCCACTCAAATCCATACCATTCCGATGCAGGGCGGTGAGGCCCGGCAGCTGACCGAGTCCCCGGTGGATATCCATTCTTTTATCTGGTCACCCACCGGCGACAAACTTGCGTTTACAGCCTATGTTTATCCCGATACTGAAACACTCAAGGCCACAGCTGAGCGGGATAAGAAAAAACAAGAATCAAACGTAAAAGCCCGGATTATTGACGATCTTTTATTTCGATCCTGGAACCGGTGGACCAACGGTAAACGCACACACGTGTTTGTTTACGATCTGAATGAAAAAAGCTACACAGATGCAACACCGGGCGATTTTGACACACCGCCGCTCGACTTGGGAAGCGATCAGGACTTTTGTTTTTCACCGGACGGACAAGAGCTTGCTGTGGTTAGCAACCACACGAATATGCCGGCGGCCAACACCAATAATGATATCTTTCTCATTTCATTGAATGATCTCAAAACCAAAAATCTAACTGCTGACAATCAAGCTGTAGACAATGCTCCACGATACTCACCCGATGGCCGCCATATCGCCTATAAATCCATGAATCGACCCGGATTTGAAGCAGATCAATATGAAATCATCCTGTACAATCGCGAGACAGGAAAAAAACAGACTCTTACTGAATCACTGGATTTATCACCGGGCGAACTGGTATGGGGTCCGGACAGCCGGACGCTGTACTTTAACACCCGTGAACGCGGCAGACGCACCCTTTACAAAACAGAAATCAATCAAAAACCGGTTAAACGGGTCGACAAACATGTCAATTCAGACATTCAGGTGGATAAACAGAATAATTTATATTTTCGCCGCCAGTCCAATACGCTGCCGTCTGAACTGTTTGTTTTAGCTCCCAAAGGCGCTGTAAAACAATTAACCCAGGTGAATGCTGAAAGACTGGCACAATTGGAACTGAATCCGGTTTCAGATTTTGAATTCACCTCTTTTGACGGAAAATCTGTACATGGTTTGATGGTAAAACCGCCGTTCTTCGATCCTGACAAAACATATCCGTTGATATACCTGATTCACGGCGGGCCCCAGGGCATGTGGAGCGATGATTTTCATTACCGCTGGAACTCGTCTATGTTTGCCGCTCGCGGTTATGTCGTCGCGATGGTGAACTTTCGAGGTTCAAAGGGATACGGCCAGGACTGGTGCGACGCGGTGAGCAAAAACTGGGGCGGCGGACCTTATCAAGATCTGATGGCCGGCCTGGATTATCTACTCGAGAGCTATGATTTTATCGATGAAAACCGCATAGCAGCGGCAGGAGCCAGCTATGGTGGATTTATGATCAACTGGATCGCCGGCCACACCGACCGATTTGATGCTCTTGTCAGTCATGCCGGTGTATTTGATCAGGTCAGTATGTACGGCGCTACAGAAGAATTATGGTTTCCCGAATGGGAATTTGGCGGTACTCCGTATGAAAATCCCGAGTTATATGAGAAATGGTCTCCTTCAACACACGCTGAACACTTTGCCAAGTATAAAACCCCGACTCTTGTTATACACGGGCAGCACGATTACCGGGTACCGGTGACCCAGGGCTTTCAGATGTTTACCGCTCTTCAGCGTATGGGTGTTCCGTCACGTCTGATCTATTACCCGGACGAGACGCATTTTATCTCCAAACCACAAAACGCCAGATTGTGGTGGAATGAGATTTTTAACTGGATTGAAACCTGGATGAACCAATAA
- a CDS encoding AMP-binding protein: protein MNLIAQLDHIVNRSPEQTAIIFGDIQINYQTFHESVGRLAQAFKELGITKGDRIAILLPNVPHFCISYYAALTAGGVIVPINFMNNVNEIMHQLSDSEARTVISWHGFHKQVAAAAAAAPFCENLIFLGETIPQNSLSLTQLLADHNPIQEKTEIYPEDLAAINYTSGIADVPLGAELTHYALLDSAATCREMFLITDDKHTISALPLFHPLGQTLIMNATFIAGGTIVLQAHYSPEKLIQTIQNSNTHFMAAVPGVFRAMNNVTKEETELPSLKYCLSYGGKLDADTTDRFEKKYNAHILNSYGLTEAGPLVTCTRINRERKYDSCGLPLVGTEIQIRDDDGNILPPNSPGEICVRNSSLMRGYHNYPNETAQRLIDGWLLTGDIGYIDMDHYLYVTERKEDIILKGGFYIYPTEVEKRLLEHPKIQEAAVVAVPDPVQGSEVKAFVILKKSEEMQKQKVVQHCRETLAVYKCPKYVEFLPELPKSATGRVLKRHLRQASVLDTSENK, encoded by the coding sequence TTGAATCTCATTGCACAACTGGACCATATTGTCAACCGAAGTCCGGAACAGACAGCGATCATCTTTGGTGACATTCAGATAAATTATCAAACATTTCATGAATCAGTAGGCCGATTGGCGCAGGCTTTTAAAGAGCTGGGGATCACCAAAGGCGACCGTATTGCCATTTTACTCCCCAATGTCCCGCATTTTTGCATATCCTATTATGCGGCACTCACAGCGGGAGGCGTTATCGTCCCTATAAACTTTATGAACAATGTCAACGAAATCATGCACCAATTGAGCGACAGTGAAGCCCGAACGGTCATCAGTTGGCATGGTTTTCACAAGCAAGTGGCGGCAGCAGCAGCGGCGGCGCCTTTTTGCGAAAATTTGATTTTTTTGGGCGAAACCATTCCACAAAACAGCCTGTCCCTGACCCAACTTTTGGCAGATCACAATCCGATTCAGGAAAAAACAGAGATTTATCCTGAGGATTTGGCGGCCATCAATTATACATCCGGGATCGCAGATGTGCCGCTGGGCGCAGAGCTGACACATTATGCGCTTTTGGACAGCGCCGCCACTTGTCGAGAAATGTTTTTAATCACAGACGACAAGCACACCATTTCCGCGCTTCCTCTGTTTCATCCTTTGGGACAAACTCTGATTATGAACGCAACATTTATAGCAGGCGGCACTATTGTTTTACAGGCGCATTATTCACCGGAAAAATTGATTCAAACCATTCAAAACAGCAACACGCATTTTATGGCCGCAGTTCCCGGTGTGTTCCGAGCTATGAACAATGTTACAAAAGAAGAAACTGAACTGCCGTCACTCAAATATTGCCTAAGCTACGGCGGTAAGCTCGATGCCGATACCACCGATCGCTTTGAAAAAAAATATAATGCTCATATTCTCAATTCTTACGGTCTGACTGAAGCAGGCCCTTTGGTCACATGTACACGCATCAACCGCGAACGCAAATATGATTCATGCGGTCTGCCTCTTGTCGGTACTGAAATCCAGATCCGGGATGATGACGGCAATATCCTTCCCCCGAACAGTCCGGGCGAAATTTGCGTGCGCAACAGTTCTCTGATGCGCGGCTACCACAATTATCCCAATGAAACCGCTCAACGCCTAATAGATGGCTGGCTTTTAACGGGTGATATCGGCTATATTGACATGGACCATTACTTGTATGTAACCGAGCGCAAGGAAGACATCATACTTAAAGGGGGTTTTTATATTTATCCGACGGAAGTGGAAAAACGTCTTCTGGAGCATCCCAAGATTCAGGAAGCTGCCGTTGTCGCAGTTCCGGACCCGGTACAGGGTTCAGAAGTGAAAGCATTTGTCATCTTGAAAAAGAGTGAAGAGATGCAGAAACAAAAAGTTGTCCAACATTGCCGTGAAACACTGGCGGTTTATAAATGCCCAAAATATGTGGAATTCTTACCCGAACTGCCCAAAAGCGCGACCGGCCGAGTACTCAAACGCCATTTGCGCCAGGCATCTGTTCTGGATACCAGTGAAAATAAATAG
- the fusA gene encoding elongation factor G, which produces MKDYAPQDIRNIGLVSHQSIGKTTAAEAMLYSAGVTNRFGSIDEGNTTSDYRADEIERKISLGASLIQFEWDKHKINLIDMPGYADFIGEARCGLRVTDLAVLLLNGVNGVEVGTDIVWEILQEYNLPRIFFTNLLDREHADFDKVLNQVREAYGNEVIAFQFPVNQGESFNSVIDVLSMKQLTFQEDNSGNYKEEDIPSDLSGRAEELHTELVEKIAESDDALLETYFENGELTTEQLITGLKTGLKNRTIFPLLCGAASKNMGINPLLDFIKSYAPSPVDMPPVQALDDSDNAIEVECDENKDFSALVFKTIAEKHVGELSLVRAFSGSISQGNEVDNKSRGITERIGQMYALCGKNRSEVGAVKAGDIGALVKLKDTHTGNSLVSKGASMKFPPITFADPVVQVAVSPKIKGEEEKISNGLHTLHEIDPSFTVNIDAELHQTVVSGQGELHLNIILERLKERYGVEVETKKPKIPYRETITTPADEKYRHKKQSGGAGQFAEVWMKIEPQPRGEGFEFESTVVGGAISNVFIPSIEKGIKQVLIEGIVAGYQVVDVKANVYDGKEHPVDSKDIAFQIAGREVFKQAFKKAKPILLEPIYNIVVKCPEESMGDVMGDLSSRRGKIGGMETQGHFQLINAKVPLAELHNYATTLRLSPADVQPIHARFHTMIRFPRKWKPRSSRNLKSKMNTNNIFPRSQGSGVFIPVRINRRLIPICYTSLIAPS; this is translated from the coding sequence GTGAAAGACTACGCCCCCCAAGACATCAGGAACATCGGACTGGTTTCGCACCAGTCCATAGGTAAAACCACTGCTGCAGAAGCCATGCTCTATTCTGCGGGAGTAACGAACAGATTTGGATCGATTGACGAGGGGAACACCACATCAGATTATCGTGCTGATGAAATCGAACGCAAAATCTCACTCGGCGCCTCACTGATTCAGTTTGAATGGGATAAACACAAAATAAATCTCATTGATATGCCGGGATACGCGGATTTTATCGGTGAAGCCCGATGCGGTCTGCGCGTTACAGATCTCGCCGTTCTCCTGCTCAATGGCGTCAATGGAGTTGAAGTGGGAACAGACATTGTTTGGGAAATCCTTCAAGAGTACAATCTGCCGCGCATATTTTTTACAAATCTGCTGGACCGTGAACACGCCGATTTTGACAAAGTTCTGAACCAGGTTCGAGAAGCGTACGGCAACGAGGTCATTGCTTTTCAATTCCCCGTCAATCAGGGCGAAAGTTTCAATTCAGTGATTGATGTGCTGAGCATGAAACAATTAACATTCCAGGAAGACAACAGCGGCAATTATAAAGAAGAGGATATCCCTTCTGATCTCAGCGGCCGAGCCGAAGAATTGCATACTGAACTGGTGGAAAAAATTGCCGAATCCGATGATGCGCTACTGGAAACATATTTCGAAAATGGTGAACTGACCACAGAACAGCTGATCACGGGCTTGAAAACCGGCCTGAAAAACCGCACTATCTTTCCATTGTTGTGCGGCGCTGCCTCCAAAAACATGGGTATTAACCCCCTTCTCGATTTTATTAAATCATATGCTCCGTCTCCTGTGGATATGCCGCCTGTTCAGGCGTTGGATGATTCCGACAATGCCATAGAGGTTGAATGCGATGAAAATAAAGATTTTTCCGCTCTGGTCTTTAAGACAATTGCTGAAAAACACGTGGGTGAGCTTTCGCTTGTTCGTGCCTTCTCCGGCAGCATCAGCCAGGGAAATGAAGTGGATAACAAATCCAGAGGTATCACTGAACGTATTGGACAGATGTATGCTCTTTGCGGTAAAAACCGCAGCGAAGTAGGAGCAGTCAAAGCCGGTGATATCGGCGCGCTTGTCAAATTGAAAGATACGCACACCGGCAACAGTCTCGTATCCAAAGGCGCATCGATGAAATTCCCGCCAATCACTTTTGCCGATCCCGTGGTTCAGGTCGCTGTATCCCCAAAAATCAAAGGCGAGGAAGAAAAAATATCCAACGGTCTTCACACTCTGCATGAAATTGATCCGAGTTTTACGGTAAATATCGACGCGGAATTGCACCAGACGGTCGTTTCGGGACAGGGTGAACTGCATCTCAACATCATCCTGGAGCGTCTGAAAGAACGCTACGGGGTAGAGGTGGAAACCAAAAAGCCGAAAATCCCCTATCGCGAAACCATCACAACCCCGGCCGATGAAAAATATCGTCATAAAAAACAGTCGGGGGGTGCCGGGCAGTTTGCCGAGGTTTGGATGAAAATCGAACCTCAACCGCGCGGTGAAGGCTTTGAATTTGAAAGCACCGTTGTCGGCGGCGCTATCTCTAACGTATTTATTCCCTCCATTGAAAAGGGCATCAAACAGGTGCTGATAGAGGGAATTGTCGCCGGATATCAGGTTGTAGATGTGAAAGCCAATGTCTACGACGGCAAAGAACACCCTGTCGATTCCAAGGATATTGCGTTCCAGATTGCGGGTCGCGAGGTTTTTAAACAGGCGTTTAAAAAAGCCAAACCTATTCTCCTTGAACCCATTTACAACATTGTTGTCAAATGTCCGGAAGAAAGCATGGGTGATGTGATGGGAGACCTCTCAAGTCGCAGAGGCAAAATCGGCGGAATGGAAACACAGGGGCACTTTCAGTTGATTAACGCCAAAGTCCCCCTGGCGGAACTGCACAATTATGCCACCACCTTACGCTTATCACCGGCGGACGTGCAACCCATACACGCACGTTTTCACACTATGATCCGGTTCCCAAGGAAGTGGAAGCCAAGGTCATCGAGGAATCTCAAAAGCAAGATGAACACGAATAATATTTTTCCCCGGAGCCAAGGCTCCGGGGTTTTTATCCCTGTTCGTATCAACCGCCGATTGATACCAATTTGTTACACATCTCTGATTGCGCCATCCTGA
- a CDS encoding glycoside hydrolase family 3 C-terminal domain-containing protein, with protein MKRTMPLLLVLCVFTLSYGDSDMTFDFEPPVSLEKADARAQDLLDRMTLEEKIQFVGGHNTFFIKGYDHLNIKELYLADATQGVHIRRNLDNRLKKSTAFPCPLALTATWNTDLTREYAKSIGEECRAGGIAVLLGPGMNMYRMSQNGRNFEYFGEDPYLAARLIENYVIALQNTGTLATLKHFVANNTDHYRRRSNSVVDDRTLHEIYLPAFKAGIDAGAMAVMTAYNQVNGEWAAQSRELVTGLLRRQLGFKWLVMSDWWSTFDAEKTIKSGLDLEMPGEHGEWFTEFEREYCQYVKESADSLIESGIVSEKDIDRMAFHILRTVIAMGLYDRPIKDASYLDTFPQHEEIALQTARESIVLLKNSNHILPVSPKDNKTILLTGDFVTTIARGQGAASVEGYNHVQMLDALKKVYGEQLNYIETPTETEIKAHDIVLLSIGTIDSEGWDQPFAFPDSVNERVLHTAALNPNTVALINTGSGRKMTDWHDKVAAILYCWYPGQNGNTALAEIISGAVSPSGKLPISIEKEFSDSPGYHYLPDGDSLYQGWEHDGDLKRPIYDIVYTEGVFMGYRWYDSKQIEPLYPFGYGLSYSTFEYSHLKIEQTGSSYKVQFKITNTGEQTAAETAQLYVIRSESSVPRPEKELKGFAKVELAPRHK; from the coding sequence ATGAAGCGAACAATGCCTCTGTTGCTGGTTTTATGTGTATTTACTCTGTCATATGGAGATTCTGATATGACGTTTGATTTTGAACCCCCCGTATCGCTCGAGAAGGCTGATGCCCGCGCTCAGGATTTACTGGATAGAATGACGCTGGAAGAAAAAATCCAGTTTGTAGGTGGGCATAATACTTTTTTTATAAAAGGTTACGATCATCTCAACATTAAAGAATTATACCTGGCAGATGCCACCCAGGGTGTTCATATCCGGAGAAATCTGGACAATCGCCTAAAAAAATCCACAGCATTTCCGTGTCCCTTGGCTCTGACAGCCACCTGGAACACGGATCTGACACGTGAATACGCCAAAAGCATTGGTGAAGAGTGCCGTGCCGGAGGCATCGCAGTGCTGCTGGGGCCCGGAATGAACATGTACCGAATGTCACAGAACGGCAGAAACTTTGAGTATTTCGGCGAAGACCCCTATTTGGCTGCACGCTTGATTGAGAATTATGTGATTGCTTTGCAGAATACCGGTACTCTCGCAACGCTGAAGCATTTTGTGGCCAACAACACGGATCACTACCGACGACGTTCAAACTCTGTTGTTGACGACCGCACTCTGCACGAAATATACCTTCCGGCCTTTAAAGCCGGCATTGACGCAGGCGCTATGGCTGTGATGACGGCATACAATCAGGTGAACGGAGAATGGGCGGCACAAAGCCGTGAACTGGTTACCGGACTGCTTCGCAGACAACTCGGATTCAAATGGCTGGTCATGTCGGACTGGTGGTCTACGTTTGATGCCGAAAAAACCATCAAATCCGGACTTGATCTTGAAATGCCCGGCGAACACGGTGAATGGTTCACTGAATTTGAACGGGAATATTGCCAATATGTCAAAGAATCGGCTGACAGCCTGATAGAAAGTGGAATTGTTTCTGAAAAAGATATTGACCGCATGGCGTTCCATATACTGCGCACCGTCATTGCCATGGGATTGTACGACCGCCCCATCAAAGATGCCTCTTATCTGGATACGTTTCCACAACATGAAGAAATCGCGCTGCAGACCGCACGTGAATCTATAGTTTTGCTAAAGAACTCGAACCATATCCTGCCTGTTTCACCAAAGGACAATAAAACCATCCTGCTGACTGGTGATTTTGTCACAACCATCGCCCGCGGACAAGGCGCCGCTTCGGTGGAAGGTTATAATCATGTGCAAATGCTGGACGCACTGAAAAAGGTTTATGGCGAGCAGCTGAACTACATAGAGACCCCGACAGAAACTGAAATCAAGGCACATGACATTGTGCTTCTCAGTATCGGCACCATTGACAGCGAAGGCTGGGATCAGCCGTTCGCCTTTCCCGATAGCGTCAATGAACGCGTACTGCACACCGCCGCTTTGAATCCCAACACAGTTGCGCTGATCAATACCGGAAGCGGCCGCAAAATGACGGACTGGCACGATAAAGTAGCGGCGATTCTGTACTGCTGGTATCCGGGACAAAACGGCAACACAGCGCTGGCAGAAATCATTTCCGGAGCCGTTAGCCCCTCCGGAAAACTGCCTATCAGCATTGAAAAAGAGTTCTCAGACTCGCCGGGATACCACTATCTTCCTGACGGCGACAGCCTGTATCAGGGATGGGAACATGACGGAGACCTGAAACGGCCGATTTATGATATAGTATACACCGAAGGCGTGTTTATGGGATACCGCTGGTACGATTCAAAACAGATTGAACCGCTGTATCCATTTGGTTACGGCTTGTCCTACAGCACATTCGAATACAGTCATCTTAAAATTGAACAAACCGGCAGCAGTTATAAAGTGCAGTTCAAAATCACCAACACGGGTGAACAAACCGCTGCCGAAACCGCGCAGCTTTATGTAATCCGATCCGAATCTTCTGTGCCCCGCCCTGAAAAAGAATTAAAAGGATTTGCAAAAGTTGAACTGGCTCCGCGGCACAAGTAA
- a CDS encoding fibronectin type III-like domain-contianing protein, with protein sequence MNWLRGTSKTIALKLNEQDFSFWDPSRQDWYAEPGTFVIHVGSSLRDLHLKAQITH encoded by the coding sequence TTGAACTGGCTCCGCGGCACAAGTAAAACCATTGCTCTGAAACTGAACGAACAAGATTTTTCTTTCTGGGACCCGTCCCGACAGGACTGGTACGCTGAACCCGGTACATTTGTCATTCATGTCGGTTCATCTTTGCGGGATCTGCATTTAAAGGCTCAAATAACCCATTAA
- a CDS encoding mechanosensitive ion channel family protein: protein MQTLSSYINISQPVLYKLFLSLVIFIVLTTARYLLNLFILKRIEDHERIYYMRRTFVYIYTVLLVLMIGRVWIKGLESITTFLGLASAGLAIAMHDTVANIAGWVFIISRKPFKVGDRIQITETAGDVIDIRFLQFSVVEIGNWVDSDQSTGRIIHIPNSKVLRDPLANYQIGFEYIWNEIPVLITFESNWKKAKKLLSDIVVKHAEHLSQNAQEQIRRAAEKYFIHYSALTPIVYTSVRDSGVLLTLRYMVDPRQRRSTEQQIWESVLDAFNAEPDISLAYPTTRFYKQD from the coding sequence ATGCAAACATTGAGCAGTTATATCAACATCTCACAACCCGTACTTTACAAGCTTTTTCTGTCACTGGTCATCTTTATTGTATTGACGACTGCCAGATATCTCCTCAATTTATTCATACTTAAAAGGATCGAAGATCATGAACGCATCTACTATATGCGCCGAACCTTTGTTTATATCTATACCGTACTTTTGGTTCTGATGATTGGCCGGGTCTGGATCAAAGGTCTGGAATCTATTACCACATTTCTCGGACTCGCCAGCGCCGGTCTGGCCATTGCAATGCATGATACCGTCGCCAATATCGCCGGATGGGTTTTTATTATTTCCCGTAAACCGTTCAAAGTCGGTGACCGTATTCAAATCACTGAAACCGCCGGGGATGTGATCGATATCCGTTTTCTGCAGTTCAGTGTGGTGGAAATCGGCAACTGGGTGGATTCGGACCAGAGCACAGGACGCATCATTCATATACCCAACAGCAAAGTACTGCGTGATCCCCTGGCTAATTATCAAATCGGATTTGAATATATCTGGAATGAAATCCCGGTGTTGATCACGTTCGAAAGCAACTGGAAGAAAGCCAAAAAGCTGCTTAGCGATATAGTCGTCAAGCATGCGGAACACCTCTCTCAAAACGCCCAGGAACAGATTCGACGCGCCGCCGAAAAGTATTTCATCCACTACTCTGCTCTCACTCCGATTGTGTATACCAGCGTTCGCGACAGCGGCGTATTGCTGACGCTCCGATATATGGTCGATCCAAGACAGCGGCGTTCCACTGAACAGCAGATATGGGAATCCGTGCTTGATGCCTTTAATGCGGAACCGGATATCAGCCTCGCATACCCGACTACCCGCTTTTACAAGCAAGATTAA
- a CDS encoding cupin domain-containing protein, whose product MNERAQQLIDLLQLTPHPEGGYFKETFRSENTVKSPKTGHSRSAVTEIYFLLTKGQKSRLHRVLHDELWHFFEGAPLRLLHVQADSRESHIITLGDETDTPVYQYCIKGGNWQAAVSTGEYSLMGCTVAPGFDFKDFIFLSDDTEACDRVLDMYPDLINWV is encoded by the coding sequence ATGAATGAACGCGCTCAACAACTCATCGATCTATTGCAGCTGACTCCGCATCCGGAGGGTGGTTATTTTAAAGAAACATTTCGTTCTGAAAATACAGTAAAATCACCCAAAACCGGGCATTCCCGCAGCGCGGTCACAGAGATCTATTTCCTACTCACAAAAGGACAAAAAAGCCGGCTGCACCGGGTGCTTCACGACGAATTATGGCATTTCTTCGAAGGTGCGCCTCTGAGGCTTTTGCATGTTCAGGCCGATAGCCGGGAAAGCCATATCATTACTTTGGGTGATGAGACCGATACACCTGTGTACCAGTACTGTATCAAAGGCGGAAACTGGCAGGCCGCTGTTTCAACCGGCGAGTATTCACTCATGGGTTGTACGGTTGCCCCTGGCTTTGATTTTAAAGATTTCATATTTCTCAGTGACGACACCGAGGCATGCGACCGGGTACTGGACATGTATCCCGATCTTATTAACTGGGTATAA